A region of the Amycolatopsis sp. cg13 genome:
GATGGTGTCGATGCTGGACGATCTGCGCGACCGCGCGGCGCTGATCACCGTGGTCGGCTGGGACGCGAATCCCAGCTGGCGCAAGGAATGGAACGAGCACAAGGCGGTGCTCGCCGCCGCGAAGAAGGGCGACGAGGACGGCGCGGCCGAGCTGCTGCGCGCGCACATCGCGGCGTTCCTCGACCACGTGCTCGAGGCGATCGGGGAGGAGTGACGGCGTGCGGTTGCTGCTTCTCGCGGACACTCATCTGCCGAAGCGGGCGAAGGAACTGCCCGCACAGGTCTGGGACGAAGTCGCGAAGGCGGACGTCGTGGTGCACGCGGGCGACTGGGTCGACGTCGACACTCTCGACGCTCTTGAGGCCCGCAGCGCCCGGCTGATCGGCGTTTATGGCAACAACGACGGCCCTGAACTGCGGAAACGGCTGCCGGAGGTCGCTCGCGAGACGCTGGAGGGCGTCCGGCTGGCGGTGGTACACGAAACTGGCGACGCGAAGGGTCGCGCGAAGCGGTGCGACGCCTTGTATCCGGACGTCGACGTGCTGATCTTCGGGCACAGCCACATCCCGTGGGATTCGGTGACGCCCGGCGGGCTGCGGCTGCTCAACCCGGGTTCGCCCACCGACCGGCGACGGCAGCCGTTCTGCACCTACCAGACCGCGGAGCTCAAAAACGGCCGTCTCGGCGACGTCGAGCTGCATGAGCTGCCTCGGCGCGGCTGAACGGGTAAAACAGGAGGCATGGACCCGGCCCGCGCCCTGCGCGACATCGCCTTCCAGCTCGAACGCGCCGGTGAACCGACTTACCGGGTGCGCGCGTTCCGCCAGGCCGCCGCGGTGGTCGACAAGCTCTCCGAAGACGAACTAGCGTCACGCGTCGGTGCGAAGACGCTTCAGGCGTTGAAGGGGATCGGCAAAGCCACTGCCGGGGTTATCGAAGATGCGTGGCACGACCGTACGCCCGCGTACGCGGCGAAGCTGCCCGAGAAGAAGCTGCCGGACGGCGGTGCGCTGCGTACGGCGCTTCGCGGTGACTGTCACACGCACTCTGACTGGTCCGACGGCGGCAGCCCGATCCTCGAGATGGCCGAGACGGCGCGCGAGCTCGGGCACGAGTGGATCGTGCTCACCGACCATTCGCCGCGGCTGACCGTCGCGCGCGGCCTGTCCCCGGAGCGGCTGCGCGCGCAGATGGACGAGGTCGCGCGGGTGAACGAGCAGCTGGCCCCGTTTCGCCTGCTACACGGCATCGAAGTCGACATCCTCGACGACGGTGCGCTCGACCAGACCGAGAAGCTCCTGGACCGGCTCGACTTCGTGGTGGCGAGCGTGCATTCGAAGCTCCGCATGCCCGCGCGAGAGATGACGCCGCGGATGCTGGCCGCTGTCGAGAATCCGCACGTCCGAGTGCTGGGGCACTGCACCGGACGGCTGGTCGGCGGAC
Encoded here:
- a CDS encoding metallophosphoesterase; its protein translation is MRLLLLADTHLPKRAKELPAQVWDEVAKADVVVHAGDWVDVDTLDALEARSARLIGVYGNNDGPELRKRLPEVARETLEGVRLAVVHETGDAKGRAKRCDALYPDVDVLIFGHSHIPWDSVTPGGLRLLNPGSPTDRRRQPFCTYQTAELKNGRLGDVELHELPRRG
- a CDS encoding PHP domain-containing protein — its product is MDPARALRDIAFQLERAGEPTYRVRAFRQAAAVVDKLSEDELASRVGAKTLQALKGIGKATAGVIEDAWHDRTPAYAAKLPEKKLPDGGALRTALRGDCHTHSDWSDGGSPILEMAETARELGHEWIVLTDHSPRLTVARGLSPERLRAQMDEVARVNEQLAPFRLLHGIEVDILDDGALDQTEKLLDRLDFVVASVHSKLRMPAREMTPRMLAAVENPHVRVLGHCTGRLVGGRSRPESQFNSEKVFTACRENGVAVEINSRPDRLDPPMRLLRQAVELGCEFAIDSDAHAPGQLDWQVYGCERAKEAGIEPDRIVNTRTVAQLLR